In Aegilops tauschii subsp. strangulata cultivar AL8/78 chromosome 3, Aet v6.0, whole genome shotgun sequence, one genomic interval encodes:
- the LOC109752822 gene encoding RING-H2 finger protein ATL78 has protein sequence MPCTLSPFSCYISGYSPRHKRTLSLVEKKTHAHAHAGVQETVEAATMDMGRMHARRLLSHAAATPAVAAPGPSGQTPPSSPFGSVDATVISILSLLLCVLVVALVVRAFVQCACRVTRRVCYGPAEAPGDAEAGGLERTVLHAGASAGGKKKRAGKGAAIRAIPTMEYSAEIELTVCCSTECAICLADLKQGERVRVLPRCHHGFHVRCIDRWLSARQTCPTCRQEPFAPQARPEEAAAVQVHVDAAQLEMV, from the coding sequence ATGCCATGCACATTGTCCCCCTTCAGCTGCTATATAAGCGGCTACTCGCCGCGCCACAAGAGAACTCTCTCGCTTGTCGAAAAAAagacacacgcacacgcacacgcagGAGTACAGGAGACAGTAGAGGCTGCTACAATGGACATGGGACGCATGCATGCCAGGAGGCTTCTGTCGCACGCCGCGGCGACGCCGGCGGTCGCGGCGCCCGGCCCGTCCGGGCAGACGCCGCCCTCGAGCCCCTTCGGCTCCGTGGACGCGACGGTGATCTCGATCCTGTCGCTGCTCCTCTGCGTCCTCGTCGTGGCGCTCGTGGTCCGCGCGTTCGTCCAGTGCGCGTGCCGCGTCACGCGCCGCGTGTGCTACGGCCCGGCGGAGGCCCCCGGCGACGCAGAGGCCGGCGGCCTGGAGAGGACCGTGCTGCACGCCGGCGCCAGCGCCGGCGGCAAGAAGAAGCGGGCGGGCAAGGGCGCCGCCATCCGTGCGATCCCGACGATGGAGTACTCGGCCGAGATCGAACTCACCGTGTGCTGCTCCACCGAGTGCGCCATCTGCCTCGCCGACCTGAAGCAGGGCGAGCGCGTCCGCGTGCTGCCGCGCTGCCACCACGGCTTCCACGTCCGATGCATTGACCGATGGCTCTCCGCGCGCCAGACGTGCCCCACCTGCAGGCAGGAGCCGTTCGCGCCGCAGGCCCGGCCCGAAGAGGCGGCCGCCGTGCAGGTGCACGTCGACGCTGCACAGCTCGAGATGGTCTAG